The nucleotide window ACAGATCAACACCGCATTGCTGCGCTCGGCGTTGAGCTGGCCGTAGGTTTCGTAGCTGAGGTCGTAGCCGCGGATCGAGGCGCCGCTTTGCAGGGGCAGCGGCGCTTCGAAATGCAGGCTCTGCGGCGAGGCAGTGAAAGTCATGGCAACAAAAAACCCGGTTCGCCAAAATCGAAACCGGGTTGAAGTGCGCTGGCTCGAATTTAGCGGTATTTGTAAAGCGCCCGCAAGCAGAGGCAAATCGGCGCTGTCGGGGAAGTTTAACCCGGATGCTTCATCGTGGCGACGTCCAGCGCGCCCGGCAGCGGGATGCATGGGCGTCGAGTGTTTTTGCCCAGCACCCATCGCATCTGCCGTTCCCACGGCGCCACCCGCACAAGTGCGCGGCAAAAACACGGCCACGGTGAAGCATCCGGGTCAGCCCCAGCCCAGCAGCGCCGCCAAACCCAGCAGCAAGAAGATAACGGCCGACACCACGTGCACCACGCGAATCGGTACCTTCTTGACCAGGCGGTCGCCAAACCACACCACGGGCGCGTTGGCCAGCATCATGCCCAGCGTGGTGCCGGCCACCACGGCCGCCCACTGCTGGTATTGCGCCGCCAGCGCCACGGTGGCGATCTGCGTCTTGTCCCCCATTTCGGCCAGAAAGAAGGCCACCAGCGTGGTGCCAAAAACGCCCAGCTTCGACGTGGTGCTGGGCTGCTCATCCTCGTCCAGCTTGTCGGGGATCAGCATCCACACCGCCATGGCGATGAAGGACGCGCCCAGCACCCAGCGCAACACATCCGGCCCCAGCATGCGGGTCACCCAGCTGCCGACGGCGCCCGCTAGCGCGTGGTTGGCCAGTGTGGCGACGAAAATTCCCAACACTATCGGCCAGGGTTTGCGAAAACGCGCGGCCAGCACCAGCGACAGCAATTGCGTCTTGTCGCCCATTTCGGCCAGGGCCACGATGCCGGTGGAGATGAGGAAGGCTTCCATGCGGTGTGCGGATCAGAGTAACGTTAAATATGCCTGTTTCCGCAAGCGGGAACTGCGCGGCCAGCTATAAAAAATAAAGTCCCCCGGATGTCAAGGAGAGCACCTGGCCAGCCCGTGGCGCCCCGGATTCTAGAGTTCGCAAGCCATCCGATCGCGCGCAAACGCCCTGCCCATGCGAATCCCGACAAAAACAATCAACCAATATCCGCATGCTTGACTTTCATAGTTCTGACGCATAATCGCGCGGGTATGCCTATGGCATGCGTGGTTTTTGCGGTGAACACAGTCAGTTGCCCTTCTTGGCCGAGCCAAGGTTCGTTGAAGGCGTTTTGCGGACTCCATCGCTTTTTCATAGTGTTCTTGAGGAGTCCCTTTTAATGGGCAACAAACTTTACGTCGGTAACCTGCCGTACGGCGTGCGTGACGCCGATCTGGAGCAGGCGTTTTCGCAGTTCGGCTCGGTAACCAGCGCCAAGGTGATGATGGAGCGCGACACCGGCCGCTCCAAAGGCTTCGGCTTTGTCGAGATGGGCAGTGACGCCGAGGCGCAAGAAGCCATCAACGGCATGAATGGCCAGCCGCTCGGCGGCCGCAACGTGGTGGTCAATGAAGCCCGCCCGATGGAAGCGCGTCCCCCGCGCACCGGCGGCTACGGTGGTGGCGGCGGCGGTGGTTGCGGCGGCGGCGGTGGCGGCTACGGTGGTGGCGGTCGTCGTGAAGGCGGTGGTGGTGGCTACGGCGGCGGCGGAGGCGGCGGTGGTGGTTACGGCGGCGGTGGTGGCGGCGGCTACGGCGGTGGCCGCCGTGAAGGCGCTGGCGGCGGCGGTGGCAACGACGGCAACTTCCGCAGCCCCTACGGCGCCGGCCCGCGCGGCGGTGGCGGCCGTCGTGAAGGCGGCGGCTACGGTGGTGGCCGACGCGATGGCGGCTACGACGGTGGCGGCCGCGACGGCGGCAGCGACGATTATTGAAGCACTGCGCGACAGCGCGGTAAAACACGCTGGGGTCATCGCACCCCGGGCGGTTTGAGATCAAGAAAAAGCGCCCGGTGTGGCGCTTTTTGCGGCCGCTGCGGCCCCGTACCGCGTTAGCCTTCGACTTGGCGCGCCTTGCGCGCGCGGCCGCTCAGCATGCGGTCGAACAGCGCGTTGGGCAGCACGCGCAGCGGCTTGGCGACCAACGCCATCTGCCATGGAATCACCTGATAGCTCACGCCGCGTGCGATGGCGTTGAAAGCGCGCTCGGCAAACGCCTCGGCCGGCATCAGAAACGGCATCGAATAGGTGTTGCGGCGCGTCAGCGGCGTGTCGATATAGCCCGGCCCCAGCGTGACCACGCGCACGCCGCTGCCACGCAGCTCGCCACGCAGGCTCTCGCAGTAGCTGACCACGCCGGCCTTGCTGGCGCAATAGGCACCGTGGCCCGGCAAGCCGCGGATGGCCGCCACGCTGGCGATGCCGACCAGCGTGCCGCGGCAGCGCTGGCGCATCGGCGCGATGAAGGGGTGAAAGGTGGCCGCCATGCCGGTGTTGTTGACGGCAAATGTGCGCGCCATCACGTCCAGATCGCCACGCTCGGCGGTGTCCATGCCGATGCTGATGCCGGCGCCGGCGATCACCACGTCCGGCACGCCCTGATCAGACAGGCAGGCGCGCGCCGCCCGACGATGGATTCGACGTCCGCCACGTCGGCCGGATAGACGCGCCAGCGCTCGGTGGCCCAGCCTTGTGCTTCGGCCCAGGCCGTCATTTCAGCCCCACGCCGCGCCACCAGCGCCAGGCGCCAACCCGCCGTGGCATAGCGCGCCGCCAGCGCCTGGCCGATGCCGCTGGAGGCGCCGGTGATGAAAACCAAGGGTGCGTTGGTCATGAACTGGTCAGTCCCTCAAGGTGCCGCGCGCGAACGCGTGTGAAACGAAAGGCCGCGAAGCAGGCGCCCCTGGAGCGCCGTGGCCGGGGTCTCCCCAGCCACCAGCGTGTCCCCAGGGTGAATCATTTTCTCGGCTGCAGCACACCGCGCACCCGGCCGGTCAGCTCGGCCACTCCGCTGCGATCGTCGTAGGCGAACACGTCGCCGGTGAAAATGTCGGCCCCGCGCCGCAGCTGCACCGGCTGATCCGAGCTGACGCGCTCGTCGTCGATGAAGACGTGCAGGAAATCGCCTTGAAACTCCAGCCGTGGCGTCGCGGGCTGCTTGCCGGCGCGCGCGATGGGCTCGCGCACCACCCGGGCGTCCTGGTACAGGCGGGCTTCGGAGCCGTCGCCCTTGGCCACCGCGCGCTGCGCAGTGGCCACCGTGGGATGGCCCTGTTCATCGAAGGACACGATGCGCGGCTGCGTGATCTCCAGAGTGTCGTCGGCGGGCAGGTGGCGGCCTTCGGCGCCGAAGACCTCGGATTTCAGGCGCCCGTCCGGCTCGAAGCTGCGCACCGAGAACTGGCGCATGAAGTAGTCGGGCTCGGTCGAGGCGATTTGACCCTGGTCCGAGGGCAGCGCCCGCGGCGCACTGCGCACCAGCCACCAGGTGCCGAGCGCGAACACCATCATCAGCAAGGCCGGCAGCCAGGCCGACAACTGATCGCGCCCATACCGCATGAGGCGCGCCATGTTCATGGGGCGGCCCCTGTACGGCGGGCGCCAGGTGCGCATCGAGCAGGCGGCGGTAGCGTCCGCTGGCCACCAGCAGCAGATCGCACAACTCGCGCGCGGCGCCTTCGCCGGCGCGCGCGGTGGTGATGTGCGCCGCCAGCGCGCGCGCTTCGGCATGCGCGCCGGGCGGGGCGCACGCCAAGGCGGCGCGCTGCATCACGGGCAGGTCGGGCCAATCGTCGCCCATGGCGGCGGCTTGCGGCCAGTCCAGGCCCAATTCATGGAGAAAGGCTTGCGCCGCCGGCAGCTTGTCCTCCGTGCCCAGGCGCATGTGCTGAACGCCAAGCGCCTGGAGCCGCACGCGCAGCGGCGCCGAATCGCGCCCTGAAATCACGCACGGCGTGATGCCGGCCTGCGCCAGCAGCTTGATGCCGTGCCCGTCCAGCGTATGAAAGCGCTTGAGCGTTTCGCCCTCGGCGCTGAAGTACAGGCCGCCGTCTGTCAGCACACCGTCGACATCGAAAAATACCACGCGAATGCCCTGCGCGCGCAGCAGCAGCTCGGGCGGAAAGCGCAGCGCCGGTGTCATCAGATGACTTTCGCGCGCATCAGGTCGTTGCTGTTGAGGGCGCCCGTCAGCCGGCCGTCGGCGCCCGTGGCCAGCAGCACGGTGATGCGGTGTTTTTCCATCACCTCGGCGGCTTCGGCGGCCAGCGCATCGGCAGCGATGGTGCGCGGCGCGGCGTGCATGACCTCGCGCGCCGTCAGCGCGCGCAGATCGCGCCCGGTCTCGACCAGCCGGCGCAGGTCGCCGTCGGTGAAGATGCCCAGCACGCGGCCGTCGGCATCGGCAATGGCCGAGGCGCCCAGGCCCTTGCGCGTCATCTCGCGCATCAGGTGGCTGAAATCGGCGCCGGGCAGCACCCGCGGCACGGCGTCGCCACTGCGCATGATGTCGGACACGCGCGTCAGCAGGCGGCGGCCCAGGGCGCCACCAGGGTGCGAGCGGGCGAAGTCCTCGGCGCGAAAACCGCGCGCGTCCAGCAGCGCCACGGCCAGCGCGTCGCCCAGCGCCAGCTGCGCGGTGGTGCTGGCGGTGGGCGCCAGGTTGAGCGGGCAGGCTTCTTTCTCGACGCCGCTGTCCAGCACCACGTCGGCGTGGCGCGCCAGGGTGGATTGCGGGTGGCCGGTCATCGCCAGCAAGGGCACGCCCAGGCGCTTGACCAGCGGCAGCAGCACGGTGAGCTCGTCCACCTCGCCGCTGTTGGACACGGCCAGCACGGCGTCACGCGGCTGGATCATGCCCAGATCGCCGTGACTGGCCTCGGCCGGGTGGACAAAAAACGCGGGCGTGCCGGTGGAGGCCAGCGTGGCGGCGATCTTGCGGCCGACGTGGCCGCTTTTGCCCATGCCCATCACCACCACGCGGCCAGTGATGCCCAGCACCAGCGCCACCGCGCGCGCGAAATCGTCGCCCAGACGGCGCTTGAGGCCCAGCACGGCGGCGGCTTCGATGTCCAGCGTGTCGTGGGCCAGACGCAGTGCCTGGGCGGGGTCGAAACTCATGCGGGTGATTTTATCGGCAGCAGCCCATACGTGATTTGCAAGTCAAAAATGCCTCTGGCGCTTGCCCATCAAGCGCAGGCAGCTACACTTTTAAGAGTACGATAATCCGCCATACCCTTCCCGCATTCCCTGCATGACCGCCCTTGAACTCACGCTGCTCTACTTGGTGGCCGCCGTGCTGGGCGTGGCGCTGTGCCGCGGGCTCAAGTTGCCGGCCATTCTGGGCTATCTGACGGCCGGCGTGCTGATGGAGCCCCACACGCTGGGCTTGGCGTTCGGGCAGGACGCCGAGAGCATCAAGTACCTGGCCGAGTTCGGCGTCGTGTTCCTGATGTTCGTCATCGGGCTCGAATTCAACCTGCACAAGCTGCGCGCCATGCGGCGCCACGTGTTCGGCCTGGGGCTGGCGCAGGTGGTGCTGACGGTGCTGATCGTCACCAGCGCCGCGTTGGCGCTGGCCTGGTGGCTGCCCCCGCCTGGCAGATGCGCTGGCAGACGGCGGTGGCGCTGTCGGGCGCCATGGCCATGAGCAGCACCGCGATCGTCGTCAAGATGATGGCCGACCGGCTGGAGCTGGATTCGGCCCACGGCCAACGCGTGATGGGCGTGCTGCTGCTGCAGGATCTGGCGGTGGTGCCGCTGTTGGTGCTGATCCCGGCGCTCAGCGCGCCGCCCGAGCGGCTGCTGCCGGCCCTGCTGCTGGCGGGCCTGAAGGCGGCGGCACTGATCGCGCTGCTGCTGTGGGGCGGTCAGCGCGTGATGCGCTGGTGGCTGACGCTGGTGGCGCGGCGCCGCAGCCAAGAGCTGTTCGTGCTCAACCTGCTGCTGATGACGCTCGGCCTGGCCTGGCTGACCGAATACGCAGGCCTGTCCCTGGCGCTGGGCGCCTTCATCTGCGGCGTGCTGATTTCCGAGACCGAATACCGCGTGCAGGTCGAGGCCGAGATCCGCCCCTTCCACGACGTGCTGCTGGGCCTGTTCTTCATCACCATCGGCATGCTGCTCGACTGGCGCCTGGTGGCGCTGCAATGGCCGCTGGTGCTGGCGCTGCTGACGCTGCCGGTGCTGTTCAAGCTGGCGCTGGTGGCCGCGCTGGCGCGTGCGTTTGGCGCCAGCGCCGGCGTGGCGCTGCGCACCGGGCTGTACTTGGCGCAAGCAGGCGAGTTCGGCTTTGTGCTGCTCACCCTCAGCCGGCGCGAGGGGCTGGTGACGCCCGAGCTGTTCAACCCCATCCTGGCGGCGATGGTGCTGTCGATGCTGGCCACGCCCTTCATCATCATGGCCAGCAACCGCATCGTGATGCGGCTGGTGGCCAGCGAATGGCTGCAGCAGTCGCTGCAGATGACGTCCATCGCGCGGCAGGCG belongs to Ottowia testudinis and includes:
- a CDS encoding TMEM165/GDT1 family protein, producing the protein MEAFLISTGIVALAEMGDKTQLLSLVLAARFRKPWPIVLGIFVATLANHALAGAVGSWVTRMLGPDVLRWVLGASFIAMAVWMLIPDKLDEDEQPSTTSKLGVFGTTLVAFFLAEMGDKTQIATVALAAQYQQWAAVVAGTTLGMMLANAPVVWFGDRLVKKVPIRVVHVVSAVIFLLLGLAALLGWG
- a CDS encoding RNA recognition motif domain-containing protein, with protein sequence MGNKLYVGNLPYGVRDADLEQAFSQFGSVTSAKVMMERDTGRSKGFGFVEMGSDAEAQEAINGMNGQPLGGRNVVVNEARPMEARPPRTGGYGGGGGGGCGGGGGGYGGGGRREGGGGGYGGGGGGGGGYGGGGGGGYGGGRREGAGGGGGNDGNFRSPYGAGPRGGGGRREGGGYGGGRRDGGYDGGGRDGGSDDY
- the lptC gene encoding LPS export ABC transporter periplasmic protein LptC, with the translated sequence MNMARLMRYGRDQLSAWLPALLMMVFALGTWWLVRSAPRALPSDQGQIASTEPDYFMRQFSVRSFEPDGRLKSEVFGAEGRHLPADDTLEITQPRIVSFDEQGHPTVATAQRAVAKGDGSEARLYQDARVVREPIARAGKQPATPRLEFQGDFLHVFIDDERVSSDQPVQLRRGADIFTGDVFAYDDRSGVAELTGRVRGVLQPRK
- a CDS encoding KpsF/GutQ family sugar-phosphate isomerase; translated protein: MSFDPAQALRLAHDTLDIEAAAVLGLKRRLGDDFARAVALVLGITGRVVVMGMGKSGHVGRKIAATLASTGTPAFFVHPAEASHGDLGMIQPRDAVLAVSNSGEVDELTVLLPLVKRLGVPLLAMTGHPQSTLARHADVVLDSGVEKEACPLNLAPTASTTAQLALGDALAVALLDARGFRAEDFARSHPGGALGRRLLTRVSDIMRSGDAVPRVLPGADFSHLMREMTRKGLGASAIADADGRVLGIFTDGDLRRLVETGRDLRALTAREVMHAAPRTIAADALAAEAAEVMEKHRITVLLATGADGRLTGALNSNDLMRAKVI